The region GTCACCCCATTGGGCGCCGACAACGATGACATTTGCCATAATGAGTATCCTTCTTTCTGCTAATCGGTCAGAAACGCAAAATCACCGGCCAGAATATCCTGCACGGAAGCCTGCAAACCGACCCCGTCGGCCACCCGGATGATGCGAACGCCTTCATCCTCGCGGCCCAGGGTCATGACATAGCGAAAACCCATCTTGCGGGCATACTCCAAGGTGTCCTCCAGCCCCCGCGGATAGATGTCGCGCGCGGCGCTGAAGCCCGCGGCGCGCAGCAGCCGGGCAAGGCGCTGCGCCAGCGCCTTGTCCGCCCCCGACTGAAAGATCAGCACGTCCGTGCTGCGCCGTGTGCGCTCCTCGAGCTCGGCATCGAGGGCGAAGAGCAGGTTGAGCACATTGAACGCAAACCCCGTGGCCGGCGCGGGAAAGCCGTAGCGCGCCGTCAGGCCGTCATACCGTCCGCCGGAGCAGACCGCGCGCCCCAGTCCGGGCAAAAATCCCTGGAAGATAAGTCCCGTATGATAATCGAGCCCGCGAATCTCACCGAGATCGAGGGTGATGTGCGCCTCGACCCCGTACACCGCGAGAATATCGAGCACCCGCGCGAGGTTGTCAAGCGCGCGCCGCGAGCGGTCGTTGCGCACCGCGGCGGAGGCGCGATCGAGCACCTCGCGCCCGCCGAAGAGGCGCGGCAGGGCACTGATTTCCTCACGCGCCTGATCGGAGATGGGCGCTTCGGCGAGCAGGGCCCGCAGCCCTGAATTGTCCTTGTGACCGATGGCGGTCTCGACCTCTCGGGCCAGTTCTCCCGGCAGCGAGAGTCCGTTCATGACGCCGCGAAAAAACTCCACCTGCCCGATATCCACCGTGAACTCGGATGCGCCGACGGCCTTGAGACCCTCCACCGCCATGGCGATCATTTCGGCGTCGGCCTCGGGGCTCTCCAGACCGATCAGCTCAACCCCGGCTTGCAGGATTTCACGATCCTTGCCCGTCTGCTGCTCGGCATGGCGCAGCACCCGCCCGGCATAGCACAGACGCAGCGGCAGGGGAAATTCACGCATGCGGGTGGCGACGATGCGTGCCACCTGCGGCGTGATGTCGGGCGGAATAGCCACCAACTGCCCGCCCTGGCGATCATCGAAGCGAAAGGTGCGCTCGCGCAGACCCGCCCCGAGGCCCTTTTCCAGCACGTGGAAATATTCCAGGGACGGCGGCAGGACGGGGCGAAATCCCCACTGGGCAAAAACGTCGAGCAAACCGTGCTTGAGATATTCGATCTTGGCCGCCTTGATCGGCAGGAAATCCTTGACCCCCCGTGGGAGCATGGCTTCAGGGGTGGCGGATGGCAGCTTCATGAACAAGAGAAATCCTTTCCGAACCAATCCGCGGATCAGGCACAGGTTCGTCTCTAGAGCTCAACCTGAACGGCGGACAGAATGCTTTCGTGACCGCGCAGCCGCGCCAGCACATCCTCGGGCACCGGACTGTCGACGGTGATCAGCGAAATGGCCTCGCCGCCGCGCTTGGTGCGCCGCGAGAGGTTCATCATGGCGATGTTGACGTTGGCCTCGGCCAGGACCTGACCGATGAAGCCGATGACTCCCGGGCGATCGACATTGAGCAGCACCAGGACATGCCCCTCGGGAATGGCTTCCAGTTGGTGATCGTCGATGCGCACGATGCGCATGTCGCGACCGTTGAAAAGGGCGCCGGCCACGGCCTTGCGCTCCCCCGCCGCTTCAACGCTCAGGCGGATGAGGTTGGAATAGCCCTCCGCCGCCTGATTCTTCACCTCGACCACGGCGATGCCCCGGTCGCGGGTCAGATGGGGCGCGTTGACGTAGTTGACGGCATCGCCGAGCAGCGGCGCCATCAGCCCCTTGAGCAGCGCCATGGTCATGGGCGCCGTGGGAAAATCCGCCACGTCGCCGGCATATTCGATGGTCACGCGCTGCAATCCCCGCGGATTCAGCTGCGCCTGAAAGGCGCCGAGTTTTTCCGCCAGCTGAAAATAGGGGCGGATCACCGGCAGCAGCTCCGCGCTCACCGAGGGCACATTCAGCGCGTTGACGATCACCCCGCGGGTCAGAAAATCGACCACCTGATGCGCCACCTGCACGGAAATATTGATTTGGGCGTCGACGGAGGAGGTGCGGATATGCGGCGTGCAGATCACCTGATCGAGCTTGAGCAGGGGATTGTCGGGCTCGGGCGGCTCCTTGGCGAACACGTCGAGGGCCGCGCCGGCCACGTGCCCGGCCTCGATGGAGCGCGCCAGGGCCGCCTCGTCGATGAGTCCGCCCTGCGCGCAATTGACGATGCGGCAGCCGGCCTTGACCTTGGCCAGGGTCTGCTCGTCGAGCAACTGAAAGGTTTCCGAATTGAGCGGCACATGCAAAGTGATGAAGTCGCTGCGCGAGAGCAATTCGGGAAAATCGACCTGCTCGGCGCCCAGCTGACGCACCACGTCGCGGCTCAGGTAGGGATCATGAACCAGCACGCGCATCTTGAGACCCACGGCGCGCTCGACCACCAGACGGCCGATCTTGCCCGCGCCCACCACGCCCAGGGTCTTGCCGGAGATTTCCACCCCGGTGAACACGGCCTTGGACCAGCTGCCCTCCTTGACCGCGCGATCCGCCGCGGAGATGTTGCGCGCCAGGGCCAGGAGCATGGCCAGGGTGTGCTCGGCCGAGGTGATGGCGCTGCCGAAGGGAGTGTTCATCACGACGACGCCCTTGTGGTTGGCCGCCGCCAGGTCGACGTTCTCGACCCCGATACCGGCTCGACCGACCACCCGCAAGCGGCCGGCCGCCTCAAGGAGTTCGGCGTTAACCTGGGTTCCGGCCCTGACCACCAACGCATCGGCATCGACAATGCGGCTTAGCAGTTCCTCGCGTTCGGCACCGGGTCGATAATCCACCTCGATCCCCGGGGTTTCCTCGAAGATGCGCAATCCCTCGGCGGAAAGCTTGTCGGAAACCAGTACCTTCATTGCCTCTTCCGTCCACCCGAAATCACCGTAAACACGCCTTATCCGGCGAGTTTACCAAAGCTCGTACACTAGCAACAGGCCGGGGGGATGTCAAGAACTAAGCCGGCGCAAAAAAGGCCCCGCCTTGCGGCGGAGCCGGGATCGAATCCGAGAGAATCCATCAAACGACAAGGCGGCCTCAGGCCCTCATCACATTTTGCGCCTGCAAGCCTTTGGGCCCCTGAACGACGCTGAATTTGACGGCATCGCCTTCGGCCAGGGTCTTGAACCCCTCCATCTGGATCGCGCTGTAATGCACGAACACATCCGGACCACCCGTCTGCTCGATAAACCCGAATCCCTTGGTTTCATTGAACCACTTCACCTTTCCCTGTTCCATTACACCCTCTCCCTGCGTGAGCGCTATGTTCCCGTCGGCGGCGATCAAACCAACGGGCGACCTCCTTCAACCAGGACATTCCAGGATCGCCGTCTTCATGAATTCTTCAATGAAAGATCAGGGGAAACAAGGCTCTGGCCCAGCGGCGAAACCGCGGGCAACTTGTCAGCCAATCTCCGCCGAGAGGATCCTCAGGAGCGGGAATCGCGACTGCCTTCGACCTGGGACGCCATTTCCCAGGCCAACTTGGCAAAACAGGGCGAACAGATGGTCGCCGTGTCGATTTCGCTGCGATTCTCCCGCACCTGATGCCCTTTGCCGGCCTTGACGCCGAGAAAACTGCCGC is a window of Geoalkalibacter sp. DNA encoding:
- the serA gene encoding phosphoglycerate dehydrogenase, whose translation is MKVLVSDKLSAEGLRIFEETPGIEVDYRPGAEREELLSRIVDADALVVRAGTQVNAELLEAAGRLRVVGRAGIGVENVDLAAANHKGVVVMNTPFGSAITSAEHTLAMLLALARNISAADRAVKEGSWSKAVFTGVEISGKTLGVVGAGKIGRLVVERAVGLKMRVLVHDPYLSRDVVRQLGAEQVDFPELLSRSDFITLHVPLNSETFQLLDEQTLAKVKAGCRIVNCAQGGLIDEAALARSIEAGHVAGAALDVFAKEPPEPDNPLLKLDQVICTPHIRTSSVDAQINISVQVAHQVVDFLTRGVIVNALNVPSVSAELLPVIRPYFQLAEKLGAFQAQLNPRGLQRVTIEYAGDVADFPTAPMTMALLKGLMAPLLGDAVNYVNAPHLTRDRGIAVVEVKNQAAEGYSNLIRLSVEAAGERKAVAGALFNGRDMRIVRIDDHQLEAIPEGHVLVLLNVDRPGVIGFIGQVLAEANVNIAMMNLSRRTKRGGEAISLITVDSPVPEDVLARLRGHESILSAVQVEL
- a CDS encoding cold-shock protein, which gives rise to MEQGKVKWFNETKGFGFIEQTGGPDVFVHYSAIQMEGFKTLAEGDAVKFSVVQGPKGLQAQNVMRA
- a CDS encoding ATP phosphoribosyltransferase regulatory subunit; this translates as MPSATPEAMLPRGVKDFLPIKAAKIEYLKHGLLDVFAQWGFRPVLPPSLEYFHVLEKGLGAGLRERTFRFDDRQGGQLVAIPPDITPQVARIVATRMREFPLPLRLCYAGRVLRHAEQQTGKDREILQAGVELIGLESPEADAEMIAMAVEGLKAVGASEFTVDIGQVEFFRGVMNGLSLPGELAREVETAIGHKDNSGLRALLAEAPISDQAREEISALPRLFGGREVLDRASAAVRNDRSRRALDNLARVLDILAVYGVEAHITLDLGEIRGLDYHTGLIFQGFLPGLGRAVCSGGRYDGLTARYGFPAPATGFAFNVLNLLFALDAELEERTRRSTDVLIFQSGADKALAQRLARLLRAAGFSAARDIYPRGLEDTLEYARKMGFRYVMTLGREDEGVRIIRVADGVGLQASVQDILAGDFAFLTD